A window of the Microbacterium sp. LWH13-1.2 genome harbors these coding sequences:
- a CDS encoding extracellular solute-binding protein, protein MARNIRRTKTLAALAALTVTGIALSGCTSGSEGEGGDGQTLKLWHYEGADSAMGKAWAEAIAIFEEETGATVEFEEKSFEQIQKTASQVLDTDAAPDLMEFNKGNATAGFLASTGLIADISDAVDEFGWDEKLAPSLQTTAKYSEDGVMGGDTWFGIPNYGEFVGVYYNQDAFAAAGLEIPTTYEEFVDVLDAFVAQGVTPLAEAGAEYPLGQLWYQLALLEGDRSFVDSYQLYDGEVDWQGPEITSATETLQEYMDKGYIASDVSSVKAEDAGVSFINGTSPIFVSGSWWFGRFVSEATGFDWTMEAFPGADLSLGSSGNLWVVPENAANKDLAYEFIDITMRPEIQAIIGNNGGLPVAAETADITDEKSAALIETFNGVLDADGLSFYPDWPAPGFYDVIVQELQGLITGSQDAETTNKNLGEQYDEGTSEFR, encoded by the coding sequence ATGGCACGCAACATCCGCAGGACGAAGACGTTGGCGGCTCTCGCCGCCCTCACCGTGACCGGTATCGCGCTGAGCGGCTGCACCTCAGGATCGGAAGGCGAGGGCGGTGACGGGCAGACCCTCAAGCTCTGGCACTACGAGGGCGCCGACAGCGCGATGGGCAAGGCCTGGGCCGAGGCGATCGCCATCTTCGAGGAGGAGACCGGGGCGACGGTCGAGTTCGAGGAGAAGTCCTTCGAACAGATCCAGAAGACCGCCAGCCAGGTGCTCGACACCGACGCCGCACCCGACCTCATGGAGTTCAACAAGGGCAACGCGACAGCCGGCTTCCTCGCCTCCACCGGACTGATCGCCGACATCTCGGACGCTGTCGACGAGTTCGGCTGGGACGAGAAGCTCGCGCCGTCGCTGCAGACCACGGCGAAGTATTCGGAAGACGGCGTCATGGGCGGCGACACCTGGTTCGGCATCCCGAACTACGGCGAGTTCGTCGGCGTGTACTACAACCAGGACGCATTCGCTGCGGCAGGACTCGAGATCCCGACCACCTACGAGGAGTTCGTCGATGTGCTCGACGCATTCGTCGCGCAGGGCGTCACACCGCTTGCGGAGGCCGGCGCGGAGTATCCCCTCGGCCAGCTCTGGTATCAGCTCGCGCTGCTCGAGGGCGACCGCAGCTTCGTCGATTCGTACCAGCTCTATGACGGAGAGGTCGACTGGCAGGGCCCCGAGATCACCTCGGCGACCGAGACTCTTCAGGAGTACATGGATAAGGGATACATCGCCTCGGACGTCTCGTCGGTGAAGGCCGAAGACGCCGGCGTCTCGTTCATCAACGGCACTTCACCGATCTTCGTGTCGGGTTCGTGGTGGTTCGGTCGCTTCGTCTCGGAGGCCACGGGCTTCGACTGGACGATGGAGGCCTTCCCCGGGGCGGATCTGTCGCTCGGCTCATCCGGCAACCTCTGGGTCGTCCCCGAGAACGCTGCGAACAAGGATCTCGCCTATGAGTTCATCGACATCACGATGCGCCCGGAGATCCAGGCGATCATCGGCAACAACGGCGGCCTTCCCGTCGCCGCAGAGACCGCGGACATCACCGACGAGAAGAGCGCAGCCCTGATCGAGACATTCAACGGCGTGCTCGATGCCGATGGGCTCTCGTTCTACCCGGACTGGCCCGCCCCCGGCTTCTACGACGTGATCGTGCAGGAGCTGCAGGGTCTGATCACCGGGTCGCAGGATGCCGAGACCACGAACAAGAACCTCGGCGAGCAGTACGACGAGGGCACCTCGGAATTCCGTTGA
- a CDS encoding LacI family DNA-binding transcriptional regulator, giving the protein MTTIHQVAEAAGVSISTVSYALSGKRPVSEKTRRRIEDAVRTLGYEPDAGARMLAGRRTHIFGLTEPLRADTHAPTHMAFVLATAVAARRRGYDILLLTDEQASEGMNRVAASNLVDAILVLDVAPDDERADIARSVHSPTVFIGIPDDAQGLTCVDLDFEAAGHLAVDRLADAGHTAVTLLGQTEVSYRKSNFPRRLLRGVQSRASERGLTLEWATTGLTTTDASAVRAAVEQALDRGDRAFIVHAVGDVHETLLETLSARGLNVGDDVSVISAAASFDTSALPVPIDTIPLVPQQSCELAVDLAVRHLEEPGTPAQVHLIPPEYHPAGSVTRARE; this is encoded by the coding sequence ATGACGACGATCCACCAGGTGGCCGAGGCCGCCGGCGTATCGATCAGCACGGTCTCCTATGCGCTGAGCGGCAAGCGCCCGGTGTCGGAGAAGACCCGGCGCCGCATCGAAGACGCCGTGCGCACGCTGGGGTACGAGCCGGATGCGGGAGCACGGATGCTCGCAGGGCGCCGCACTCACATCTTCGGCCTGACCGAGCCGCTGCGCGCCGACACGCACGCACCGACGCACATGGCCTTCGTGCTCGCGACCGCCGTCGCTGCTCGTCGCCGCGGCTACGACATCCTCCTGCTCACCGATGAGCAGGCGTCTGAGGGCATGAATCGCGTGGCCGCGAGCAACCTCGTCGACGCCATCCTCGTGCTCGACGTCGCCCCGGACGACGAACGGGCCGATATCGCCCGTTCGGTGCACTCCCCCACGGTCTTCATCGGGATCCCTGACGACGCGCAGGGCCTGACGTGCGTCGACCTCGACTTCGAGGCCGCGGGACACCTCGCCGTGGATCGGCTCGCGGATGCCGGCCACACCGCCGTCACACTGCTCGGGCAGACCGAGGTGTCCTATCGCAAGTCGAACTTCCCCCGTCGCCTCCTGCGTGGAGTGCAGAGCCGCGCGAGCGAGCGAGGCCTCACCCTCGAGTGGGCGACGACCGGACTGACCACGACTGATGCATCGGCCGTGCGCGCCGCCGTCGAGCAGGCGCTCGATCGAGGCGACCGCGCGTTCATCGTCCACGCCGTCGGCGACGTGCATGAAACGCTTCTCGAGACTCTCTCCGCCCGCGGACTGAACGTCGGGGACGACGTCTCGGTGATCTCCGCGGCGGCGTCCTTCGACACCTCGGCTCTCCCGGTGCCGATAGACACCATCCCGCTCGTGCCGCAGCAGTCGTGCGAACTCGCGGTGGATCTCGCCGTCAGACACCTCGAGGAGCCGGGCACGCCCGCGCAGGTGCATCTCATCCCTCCCGAGTATCACCCCGCCGGTTCCGTGACTCGCGCACGCGAGTGA
- a CDS encoding GNAT family N-acetyltransferase, with protein MSELRMVELSAATIVAVNNLSLKPGQEQFLAPVSYGIAATVINPQTSWQRVVLDGDHVVGFVSANFDAEAPEEHFRSVLWRINVDAEGQGKGVGRFAVESLLEEARARGFDHVNVIYEAGEDGPEAFFLRVGFTPVGETEYSEVIAQIRITS; from the coding sequence ATGTCCGAACTGCGCATGGTCGAACTCTCCGCTGCGACGATCGTCGCCGTGAACAACCTGTCGCTCAAGCCCGGACAGGAGCAGTTCCTCGCTCCGGTGTCCTACGGCATCGCGGCGACCGTCATCAATCCGCAGACCTCCTGGCAGCGGGTCGTGCTCGACGGCGACCACGTCGTCGGGTTCGTCAGCGCCAACTTCGATGCGGAGGCTCCCGAGGAGCACTTCCGCTCGGTCCTCTGGCGTATCAACGTAGACGCTGAGGGCCAGGGCAAGGGCGTAGGGCGCTTCGCGGTGGAGAGCCTCCTCGAAGAGGCCCGTGCCCGCGGCTTCGACCACGTCAACGTCATCTATGAGGCCGGCGAAGACGGCCCGGAGGCGTTCTTCCTGCGCGTCGGATTCACGCCGGTCGGCGAGACCGAGTACTCGGAAGTCATCGCCCAGATCCGCATCACGTCGTAG
- a CDS encoding NADP-dependent isocitrate dehydrogenase encodes MTDDAIIYTYTDEAPALATASFLPIIKAYTGQAGIEVETRDISLGGRILAAFPQKLTPEQQVGDSLAELGGLATLPEANIIKLPNISASIPQLKGAIAELQSQGYDIPDFPDEPSSLEEKDVRARYDRIKGSAVNPVLREGNSDRRAPLAVKNYAKKHPHRNKPFAEGSKTRVATLGHDDFKHNERSWVAAHDDVLSFRHTAADGTVTVLKEGLKVLPREIIDATFLSAAHLDAFLAETLETAKNDDILYSVHLKATMMKVSDPIIFGHVVRAFFKDVFAQYGDKLAAAGLNANDGLGSILAGLGDIAGGDEIAAAFDKAIAEGPRLSYVNSDKGTTNLHVPSDVIVDASMPALVRNGGKLWGKDGGEADTLAVIPDSSYASVYQAVIDDVIANGPLDPATIGTVPNVGLMAQAAEEYGSHDKTFEIAAAGTVQVLDSEGTVLIEHEVGAGDIWRATQTKHIPVMDWVRLAVSRARATGDPAVFWLDANRSHDAQIIAKVHQGLATLDIKGLTITILAPEEATRYTLARMRHGLDTISVTGNVLRDYLTDLFPILEVGTSAKMLSIVPLLAGGGLFETGAGGSAPKHVQQLVEENYLRWDSLGEFFALAASLEHFADRTGNEKARVLAETLDAATGTFLEEDRSPGRALGTIDNRGSHFYLGLYWAQELAKQTKDADLAAAFTPIAATLAENEETIVSELNAVQGKPVEIGGYYRPDDALVEAVMRPSTTLNGIVDALS; translated from the coding sequence GTGACCGACGACGCCATCATCTACACCTACACGGACGAGGCACCGGCACTCGCCACTGCTTCCTTCCTGCCGATCATCAAGGCCTACACGGGTCAGGCGGGCATCGAGGTCGAGACCCGCGACATCTCGCTCGGCGGCCGCATCCTCGCCGCGTTCCCGCAGAAGCTCACGCCCGAGCAGCAGGTCGGCGATTCGCTCGCCGAACTCGGTGGCCTCGCCACGCTGCCCGAGGCGAACATCATCAAGCTCCCGAACATCTCGGCCTCGATCCCCCAGCTCAAGGGTGCGATCGCCGAGCTGCAGTCGCAGGGGTACGACATCCCCGACTTCCCCGACGAGCCGTCCTCGCTCGAGGAGAAGGACGTCCGTGCGCGCTACGACCGCATCAAGGGATCCGCGGTCAACCCGGTGCTCCGTGAGGGCAACAGCGACCGCCGTGCTCCCCTGGCAGTGAAGAACTACGCCAAGAAGCACCCGCACCGCAACAAGCCGTTCGCGGAGGGATCGAAGACCCGCGTCGCGACGCTCGGTCACGACGACTTCAAGCACAACGAGCGCTCCTGGGTCGCCGCGCACGACGACGTCCTGAGCTTCCGTCACACTGCCGCTGACGGCACCGTGACGGTCCTGAAAGAGGGGCTGAAGGTCCTGCCGCGCGAGATCATCGACGCGACGTTCCTCTCTGCCGCGCATCTCGACGCGTTCCTCGCCGAGACGCTGGAGACGGCCAAGAACGACGACATCCTGTACTCGGTGCACCTCAAGGCCACGATGATGAAGGTCAGCGACCCGATCATCTTCGGTCACGTCGTCCGCGCCTTCTTCAAGGACGTGTTCGCGCAGTACGGCGACAAGCTCGCCGCTGCGGGTCTGAACGCGAACGACGGCCTCGGCTCGATCCTCGCGGGCCTCGGCGACATCGCCGGCGGCGACGAGATCGCGGCCGCCTTCGACAAGGCCATCGCCGAGGGGCCGCGCCTGTCGTATGTGAACTCCGACAAGGGCACGACGAACCTGCACGTCCCGAGCGACGTGATCGTCGACGCGTCGATGCCCGCACTCGTGCGCAACGGCGGCAAGCTGTGGGGCAAGGACGGCGGCGAGGCCGACACACTCGCGGTCATCCCCGACTCCTCGTATGCGAGCGTCTACCAGGCGGTCATCGACGACGTGATCGCGAACGGCCCGCTCGATCCCGCCACCATCGGAACGGTCCCGAACGTGGGCCTCATGGCGCAGGCAGCCGAAGAGTACGGCAGCCACGACAAGACGTTCGAGATCGCCGCCGCGGGCACCGTCCAGGTGCTCGACAGCGAGGGCACCGTGCTGATCGAGCACGAGGTCGGCGCCGGCGACATCTGGCGCGCCACCCAGACCAAGCACATCCCTGTCATGGACTGGGTGAGGCTGGCCGTCTCCCGTGCTCGTGCGACCGGCGACCCCGCCGTGTTCTGGCTCGACGCCAACCGTTCGCACGACGCGCAGATCATCGCCAAGGTGCACCAGGGGCTCGCCACGCTCGACATCAAGGGTCTGACGATCACGATCCTCGCTCCCGAGGAGGCCACTCGCTACACGCTCGCGCGCATGCGCCACGGTCTCGACACCATCTCGGTGACGGGCAACGTGCTGCGTGACTACCTGACCGACCTGTTCCCGATCCTCGAGGTCGGCACGAGTGCCAAGATGCTCTCGATCGTGCCGCTTCTCGCGGGTGGCGGCCTGTTCGAGACCGGCGCCGGTGGCTCCGCTCCCAAGCACGTGCAGCAGCTCGTCGAGGAGAACTACCTGCGTTGGGACTCGCTGGGCGAGTTCTTCGCTCTCGCGGCGTCGCTCGAGCACTTCGCCGACCGCACCGGCAACGAGAAGGCACGTGTCCTCGCGGAGACGCTGGATGCGGCGACCGGAACCTTCCTCGAAGAGGACCGTTCACCGGGTCGCGCGCTCGGAACGATCGACAACCGCGGCAGCCACTTCTACCTCGGCCTGTACTGGGCGCAGGAGCTGGCGAAGCAGACGAAGGATGCCGACCTCGCAGCGGCGTTCACTCCGATCGCCGCGACGCTCGCCGAGAACGAGGAGACGATCGTCTCCGAGCTCAACGCCGTACAGGGCAAGCCCGTCGAGATCGGCGGGTACTACCGCCCCGACGACGCACTGGTCGAAGCCGTCATGCGCCCGTCCACGACGCTGAACGGCATCGTCGACGCCCTGAGCTGA
- a CDS encoding L,D-transpeptidase family protein, with protein sequence MKFVTDLISAQDAKTEKLTEATASGDRPTVAAPTHSAGDTPTDSMPPSGGDPELAWAPIEPAPKKKRLGLWIGLGVGVLALGAGAASMILIAPGTTVAGIPVGWLTPGAAADTIQAHVSQTEITLTGAGDDAVLTGADLGATIDATALADQAFAERPLWNVSMWMGDPVPAEITLDPAKADSALREAVPSSFEDPLDAGVVFDAATGAYVITPSATGTAVDVDALAAAMVDTIADGGSSVEFPGDPAEAAPAVTDEDATTVATSLNTMLGTIGFYIGEERTVPVDAATASTWFSVVDEDGELRIVADETAIQATIAGLPAAVDRAPVNATNIVDSAGKILRTEAEGINGRALGDTSNLASEVASKLEAGDGVIPITVSETPFESVNLVRKIDVDLSSQTATLIENGAVVRSWKISSGKSATPTDTGNFKVYAHVRMQTMKSREPDGSITETPNVPWVTYFNGDEGFHGTYWHNAFGSPRSHGCVNMPIDVAKFVYEWSPVGLEVSVHN encoded by the coding sequence GTGAAGTTCGTGACCGATCTGATCTCAGCGCAGGATGCGAAGACCGAGAAGCTGACCGAGGCGACCGCCTCCGGCGACCGGCCGACCGTTGCAGCGCCTACGCACTCAGCCGGCGATACGCCCACCGACTCGATGCCGCCGAGCGGCGGTGACCCGGAACTCGCCTGGGCACCCATCGAGCCAGCTCCCAAGAAGAAGCGCCTCGGCCTGTGGATCGGCCTCGGGGTCGGCGTCCTGGCTCTCGGGGCAGGCGCTGCGTCGATGATCCTCATCGCACCGGGCACGACCGTCGCCGGAATCCCCGTGGGCTGGCTCACGCCCGGCGCCGCAGCGGACACCATCCAGGCTCACGTCTCCCAGACCGAGATCACGCTCACCGGCGCAGGCGATGACGCCGTGCTCACCGGGGCGGATCTCGGCGCCACCATCGACGCGACCGCTCTCGCCGATCAGGCGTTCGCCGAACGACCGCTCTGGAACGTCAGCATGTGGATGGGCGACCCCGTCCCCGCCGAGATCACGCTCGACCCGGCGAAGGCGGACTCCGCACTCCGTGAGGCGGTCCCGTCGAGCTTCGAAGATCCGCTCGACGCCGGCGTCGTGTTCGACGCGGCGACAGGCGCCTACGTGATCACACCGTCCGCCACCGGCACGGCCGTCGACGTCGACGCGCTCGCTGCCGCCATGGTCGACACCATCGCCGACGGCGGCAGCAGCGTCGAGTTCCCTGGCGACCCTGCCGAGGCCGCACCGGCGGTCACCGATGAAGACGCCACGACCGTCGCGACGTCGCTTAACACGATGCTCGGCACGATCGGCTTCTACATCGGCGAAGAGCGTACGGTCCCGGTCGATGCAGCGACCGCCTCGACGTGGTTCTCGGTCGTCGACGAAGACGGCGAGCTTCGCATCGTCGCCGACGAGACGGCGATCCAGGCCACGATCGCCGGGCTTCCCGCGGCGGTCGACCGCGCTCCCGTCAACGCGACGAACATCGTCGACTCCGCGGGAAAGATCCTCCGCACCGAAGCCGAGGGCATCAACGGACGCGCGCTCGGCGACACGTCGAACCTCGCCTCCGAGGTCGCGTCGAAGCTGGAAGCCGGAGACGGCGTCATCCCGATCACGGTCTCCGAGACCCCGTTCGAGTCCGTCAACCTGGTGCGCAAGATCGATGTCGATCTGAGCTCTCAGACGGCGACTCTCATCGAGAACGGCGCCGTCGTGCGATCGTGGAAGATCTCGTCGGGCAAGAGCGCGACACCCACCGACACCGGAAACTTCAAGGTCTACGCTCACGTGCGGATGCAGACGATGAAGAGCCGCGAACCGGACGGCTCGATCACCGAGACGCCGAACGTCCCGTGGGTCACGTACTTCAACGGCGACGAGGGCTTCCACGGCACCTACTGGCACAACGCCTTCGGATCTCCGCGCAGCCACGGTTGCGTGAACATGCCGATCGACGTCGCCAAGTTCGTGTACGAGTGGTCACCGGTCGGCCTCGAGGTCTCGGTCCACAACTGA
- a CDS encoding RidA family protein, which translates to MTAKIRVSTDAAPAPAHTFSQGIRKGPIVQVSGQGPVDPQTNEYLFPGDVAAQTTRTLENVKAIVEASGATFDDVVMLRVYLTKREDFSIMNDAYGDFVTAHTTGGVPLPSRTTVFTGLPREEMLVEIDGLAVVTD; encoded by the coding sequence ATGACTGCGAAGATCCGTGTTTCGACCGATGCCGCCCCCGCTCCCGCCCACACGTTCTCCCAGGGCATCCGCAAGGGTCCGATCGTGCAGGTCTCCGGTCAGGGCCCCGTCGACCCCCAGACCAACGAGTACCTCTTCCCCGGCGATGTCGCCGCGCAGACCACTCGCACCCTCGAGAACGTCAAGGCCATCGTCGAGGCCTCCGGTGCCACGTTCGACGACGTCGTGATGCTGCGCGTGTACCTCACCAAGCGCGAGGACTTCTCGATCATGAACGATGCGTACGGCGACTTCGTCACGGCTCACACCACCGGCGGCGTGCCGCTGCCGTCACGGACCACGGTCTTCACCGGGCTCCCCCGCGAAGAGATGCTCGTCGAGATCGACGGACTCGCCGTCGTCACGGACTGA
- a CDS encoding alanine racemase, translated as MPLQIPDPVLGPWTKGFPAHASGLRLSEVPGADLRLSDLVTPVLTVHEAALAHNESTVFGWAATQGVLLAPHGKTTMAPALWQRLLDAGAWGISVATPWQAEVAVDAGVRTVLIANAVTDAAASLHLGDLLAADDDLRILCWADSVVTVEILAGALADAPRPLDVLVELGGAGGRTGARTLEEGERIARAITASPGLRLAGVTGYEGPFGPDRSDASVTSVDAYLSSLVQLHERLTYPSGIRPVLSAGGSSFPDRAAAILAPHRGDADIVLRSGAFQIHDDGFYSRMSPFGALTSTDPLRSAMHAWSRVVSQPEEGLALLDAGRRDVPFDLDLPVPQSVEGEITALNDQHAFLSLAHGASVTQGDVVRLGLSHPCTAFDKWRVVAIIDDPDAADPRVIGAVATCF; from the coding sequence ATGCCTCTACAAATCCCGGATCCTGTACTCGGCCCCTGGACCAAAGGTTTTCCCGCGCACGCCTCGGGCCTGCGCCTCTCGGAGGTTCCGGGCGCGGATCTGCGCCTCTCGGACCTCGTGACACCCGTTCTGACGGTCCATGAGGCGGCACTCGCGCACAACGAGTCGACCGTGTTCGGCTGGGCGGCGACGCAGGGCGTGCTTCTGGCTCCGCACGGCAAGACCACCATGGCCCCGGCGCTCTGGCAGCGACTGCTCGATGCGGGGGCGTGGGGCATCTCGGTCGCGACGCCGTGGCAGGCCGAGGTCGCCGTCGACGCCGGGGTCAGAACCGTCCTGATCGCGAACGCCGTCACCGATGCCGCGGCCTCTCTCCACCTCGGCGACCTGCTCGCCGCAGACGACGACCTCCGCATCCTCTGCTGGGCGGACTCCGTGGTGACCGTCGAGATCCTCGCCGGCGCGCTCGCTGATGCGCCCCGGCCCCTCGACGTCCTCGTGGAGCTCGGCGGGGCCGGGGGGCGCACGGGGGCCCGCACCCTGGAGGAGGGTGAGCGCATAGCACGGGCGATCACCGCATCGCCGGGCCTCCGACTCGCGGGAGTCACGGGCTATGAGGGACCGTTCGGTCCGGATCGCAGTGACGCGTCAGTCACGTCGGTCGACGCGTATCTGTCGAGCCTCGTGCAACTGCACGAGCGGCTGACCTACCCGAGCGGCATACGCCCCGTGCTCAGCGCCGGCGGAAGCTCGTTCCCCGATCGCGCGGCCGCGATCCTGGCTCCGCACCGCGGCGACGCCGACATCGTGCTGCGGTCGGGGGCGTTCCAGATCCACGACGACGGTTTCTACTCGCGGATGTCTCCGTTCGGCGCGCTGACCTCGACTGACCCGCTCCGCTCGGCCATGCACGCCTGGTCGAGGGTCGTGTCTCAGCCCGAAGAGGGACTCGCCCTGCTCGACGCCGGGCGCCGCGACGTGCCGTTCGATCTCGACCTGCCGGTGCCGCAGAGCGTCGAGGGTGAGATCACGGCGCTCAACGACCAGCACGCCTTCCTGAGCCTTGCGCACGGCGCGTCGGTCACCCAGGGCGACGTGGTGCGCCTCGGACTCTCGCACCCGTGCACCGCCTTCGACAAATGGCGAGTGGTCGCGATCATCGATGATCCGGATGCGGCGGATCCGCGCGTCATCGGGGCGGTGGCGACATGCTTCTGA